One genomic window of Actinoalloteichus hoggarensis includes the following:
- a CDS encoding ABC transporter ATP-binding protein, with translation MTEATLEIDRLSKRYGELVALNEMTFDVRSGELFGFVGSNGAGKTTTMRIAMGVLATDSGEVRWQGRPVDFDTRRKIGYMPSERGLYPKMKVHDQLVYLGELHGMVAADARRAADEWTERLGLAERRKDEVQKLSLGNQQRVQLAAALIHDPEVLILDEPFSGLDPMAVDVMSSVLREKASAGAPVIFSSHQLELVERFCDRVGIIRSGEMVACGTVDELRGDAALRIRIDVPSAQPGWNDAIAGVRLIEQTGSVHVVELSPGVDDQRLLAAALATGPVREFSPHRPALTELFRNVVSQEVAQ, from the coding sequence GTGACTGAAGCCACCTTAGAGATCGACCGGCTCAGCAAGCGCTATGGCGAACTCGTCGCGCTGAACGAGATGACCTTCGACGTCCGCTCCGGCGAGCTCTTCGGGTTCGTCGGCAGCAACGGCGCGGGCAAGACGACCACCATGCGCATCGCGATGGGCGTGCTGGCCACCGACTCCGGCGAGGTCCGCTGGCAGGGCCGCCCGGTCGACTTCGACACCCGACGCAAGATCGGCTACATGCCGTCCGAGCGCGGGCTCTACCCGAAGATGAAGGTGCACGACCAGCTCGTGTACCTGGGTGAGCTGCACGGCATGGTCGCCGCCGACGCCCGCCGGGCCGCCGACGAGTGGACCGAACGACTCGGCCTGGCCGAGCGCCGTAAGGACGAGGTGCAGAAGCTCAGCCTCGGCAACCAGCAGCGCGTGCAGCTCGCCGCCGCGCTGATCCACGATCCCGAGGTGCTCATCCTGGACGAGCCGTTCTCGGGGCTGGACCCGATGGCCGTCGACGTGATGAGCAGCGTGCTGCGGGAGAAGGCCTCGGCAGGAGCGCCGGTGATCTTCTCGAGTCATCAGCTCGAACTCGTCGAACGGTTCTGCGACCGCGTCGGAATCATCCGATCGGGCGAGATGGTGGCCTGCGGCACGGTCGACGAGCTGCGCGGTGACGCGGCCCTGCGCATTCGGATCGACGTTCCCTCCGCCCAGCCGGGATGGAACGACGCGATCGCGGGCGTGCGTCTCATCGAGCAGACCGGTTCCGTTCACGTGGTAGAGCTGTCGCCCGGCGTCGACGACCAGCGGCTGCTCGCCGCGGCGTTGGCGACCGGCCCGGTCCGGGAGTTCTCCCCCCACCGCCCCGCGCTCACCGAACTGTTCCGCAACGTCGTCAGTCAGGAGGTGGCGCAGTGA
- a CDS encoding ABC transporter permease yields the protein MSAPTSSRSRAVSPIKAIMLVAKREIDTRLKSKSFVFGTLGLVAAIALYIAMMTFIGGRDSSTSIGLTGEMTSISAELSASGEALGEELVVSEVSDVAAGERQVRDEELDVLVGGTPAAPQVTVKTDLSDTVEVLLSGIAQQAALNAQLTAGGLDPAQVQQDVAAAAQVQITNLEEANPQQAEQLFIGIATCFLLYMSMMMYGSYVAQGVVEEKSSRVVELLLATIRPYQLMLGKVIGIGAVGLVQLLSIAVIGVGGAVAAGLLTVPTAALSATLSGLLWYLLGFFLLATLAAASGSLVSRQEDVQSVMTPMMMLVLIPFILTFTLLVGDPENETGELLSMLPFFSPFMMPVRIATSVVPIWQIGVAVVVSLAAAAALLALASRVYSNAVLRTGSRVKLKDALTKA from the coding sequence GTGAGCGCCCCGACTTCCTCCCGCAGCCGGGCGGTCAGCCCCATCAAGGCGATCATGCTGGTCGCCAAGCGGGAGATCGACACCCGGCTCAAGTCGAAGAGCTTCGTCTTCGGCACGCTCGGCCTCGTCGCGGCCATCGCGCTCTACATCGCCATGATGACCTTCATCGGCGGCCGCGACAGCTCGACGTCCATCGGGCTCACCGGCGAGATGACCTCCATCTCGGCGGAGCTGTCCGCGTCGGGCGAGGCGCTCGGCGAGGAGCTGGTCGTCAGCGAGGTGTCCGACGTCGCCGCCGGCGAGCGGCAGGTCCGCGACGAGGAGCTGGACGTCCTGGTCGGCGGCACGCCCGCCGCACCGCAGGTGACGGTCAAGACCGACCTCTCCGACACCGTCGAGGTCCTGTTGTCCGGCATCGCTCAGCAGGCGGCGCTGAATGCCCAGCTGACCGCGGGCGGTCTCGATCCCGCACAGGTCCAGCAGGACGTCGCGGCGGCGGCGCAGGTTCAGATCACGAACCTCGAAGAGGCGAACCCGCAGCAGGCCGAACAGCTCTTCATCGGCATCGCCACCTGCTTCCTGCTCTACATGTCGATGATGATGTACGGCTCCTACGTGGCGCAGGGCGTCGTGGAGGAGAAGTCGAGCCGGGTGGTCGAACTGCTGCTCGCCACGATCCGGCCCTACCAGCTGATGCTCGGCAAGGTCATCGGCATCGGGGCGGTCGGACTCGTCCAGCTGTTGTCCATCGCGGTGATCGGCGTCGGCGGCGCCGTGGCGGCCGGACTGCTGACGGTGCCGACAGCCGCGCTGAGCGCCACGCTCTCCGGCCTGCTGTGGTATCTGCTCGGCTTCTTCCTGCTGGCCACGCTCGCCGCGGCCTCCGGGTCGCTGGTCTCCCGGCAGGAGGATGTGCAGTCGGTGATGACGCCGATGATGATGCTCGTCCTCATCCCGTTCATCCTGACCTTCACCCTGCTGGTCGGGGACCCGGAGAACGAGACGGGCGAGTTGCTGTCGATGCTCCCGTTCTTCTCGCCGTTCATGATGCCGGTGCGGATCGCGACCTCGGTGGTGCCGATCTGGCAGATCGGGGTGGCCGTCGTCGTCAGCCTCGCGGCGGCGGCGGCGCTGCTGGCGCTGGCCTCGCGGGTCTACTCCAACGCCGTGCTGCGCACCGGCAGCCGGGTGAAGCTGAAGGACGCGCTCACCAAGGCCTGA
- a CDS encoding cryptochrome/photolyase family protein, producing MAAAGERADRVLALFVLDDRLLGPAGAPRRTFLFRCLRALSEQLDGRLLIVRGDPVEAVPSVARAVSASTVHVTTDTGPYGRRRDDAVCRLLADQGVELIGTGTPYAVSPGRVRKPDGTPYRVFTPFRRVWGDHGWRQPSASDPAEIAWVDPDAVRGGPASVPVPADDDLGETRLPAAGERAGLDRWADFRTDGLAEYDRKRDRPALDGTSRLSVYLHWGCLHPRTLLADLAGDQGEGANAFRRELAWRDFLADVLWHRPESARRNLDRRFDGMTHDTGAGAYERLARWQAGQTGFPFVDAGMRQLAREGWMHNRVRMIVASFLVKDLHLPWWWGARHFMSALVDGDLASNQHNWQWVAGSGTDAAPYFRVFNPVTQGRRFDPDGDYVRRYVPELRTIEGKAVHEPWKAKDGVPEDYPEPMVDHAEERQEALRRYGEISGR from the coding sequence ATGGCGGCGGCGGGAGAGCGGGCGGACCGGGTCCTGGCCCTGTTCGTCCTCGACGACCGGCTGCTCGGCCCGGCGGGCGCCCCGCGACGCACCTTCCTCTTCCGCTGCCTGCGGGCGCTGTCCGAACAGCTCGACGGCCGCCTGTTGATCGTGCGCGGCGACCCCGTCGAGGCGGTTCCCTCGGTGGCGCGGGCGGTGTCGGCCTCCACCGTGCACGTCACCACCGACACCGGACCGTACGGACGGCGTCGGGACGATGCGGTGTGCCGACTACTCGCCGATCAGGGTGTGGAGCTGATCGGCACCGGAACCCCCTACGCCGTCTCGCCCGGCCGGGTGCGCAAGCCGGACGGCACTCCCTATCGGGTCTTCACCCCGTTCCGCCGCGTCTGGGGTGACCACGGATGGCGCCAGCCGTCGGCGAGCGATCCCGCCGAGATCGCCTGGGTCGACCCCGACGCGGTGCGCGGCGGACCCGCCTCGGTGCCCGTTCCCGCCGACGACGATCTCGGTGAGACCCGGCTGCCCGCGGCCGGGGAGCGGGCCGGGCTGGACCGCTGGGCGGACTTCCGCACCGACGGACTGGCCGAGTACGACCGGAAGCGGGATCGGCCCGCGCTGGACGGCACCAGCAGGCTGTCGGTCTACCTGCACTGGGGCTGCCTGCATCCCCGCACGCTGCTGGCCGATCTGGCGGGTGATCAGGGCGAGGGCGCGAATGCCTTCCGGCGGGAGCTGGCGTGGCGGGACTTCCTCGCCGACGTGCTGTGGCATCGGCCGGAGTCGGCGCGGCGCAACCTCGATCGGCGCTTCGACGGGATGACCCACGACACGGGAGCGGGCGCGTACGAGCGCTTGGCGCGATGGCAGGCCGGGCAGACCGGCTTCCCCTTCGTCGACGCCGGGATGCGGCAGCTGGCGCGCGAGGGCTGGATGCACAACCGCGTGCGGATGATCGTGGCCAGCTTCCTCGTCAAGGACCTGCACCTGCCCTGGTGGTGGGGTGCCCGGCATTTCATGTCGGCCCTGGTGGACGGTGATCTGGCGTCGAATCAGCACAACTGGCAGTGGGTCGCGGGCAGCGGCACCGACGCGGCGCCGTACTTCCGGGTGTTCAATCCCGTGACACAGGGCAGGCGCTTCGATCCGGACGGCGACTACGTGCGGCGGTACGTCCCCGAGTTGCGGACGATCGAGGGCAAGGCGGTGCACGAGCCCTGGAAGGCGAAGGACGGGGTGCCCGAGGACTATCCGGAGCCGATGGTCGACCATGCCGAGGAGCGGCAGGAGGCGCTACGGCGCTACGGCGAGATCAGCGGCCGCTGA
- a CDS encoding citrate synthase codes for MPDDANSHRSVALRHEGGDHEMSVVPATDGASGIDLGKLLAKTGLVTLDSGFVNTAACSSSITYIDGDAGILRYRGYPIEQLAQRSNFIEVSYLLIYGELPTQAQLDEFSDKIQRHTLLHEDLKRFFDGFPRDAHPMPVLSSAVSALSTFYQDSLNPLDPHQVEMSTIRLMAKLPTIAAYAYKKSVGQPFLYPDNSHGLVENFLRMTFGLPAEPYEVDPALIRALDLLFILHADHEQNCSTATVRMVGSSEANLFASVSAGINALFGPLHGGANQAVLEMLDGIRADGGNVESFVDKVKNKADGVKLMGFGHRVYKNYDPRAAIVKKTADEVLGRLGVDDPLLDIALKLEERALSDDYFVERRLYPNVDFYTGLIYKAMGFPTRMFTVLFALGRLPGWIAQWREMIEDPTRKIGRPRQVYTGATNRDFIPLDER; via the coding sequence ATGCCCGACGACGCGAATTCTCACCGTTCCGTCGCGCTGCGCCACGAGGGCGGCGACCATGAGATGTCAGTCGTGCCCGCCACCGACGGGGCGTCTGGTATCGATCTCGGCAAGTTGCTCGCGAAGACGGGGTTGGTGACGCTCGACTCGGGCTTCGTCAACACCGCGGCCTGCTCCTCCTCCATCACCTACATCGATGGCGACGCAGGCATCCTCCGCTACCGCGGATATCCGATCGAGCAACTCGCGCAGCGGTCGAACTTCATCGAGGTCAGCTACCTGCTGATCTACGGTGAACTGCCCACCCAGGCCCAGCTCGACGAATTCTCCGACAAGATCCAGCGGCACACGCTGCTGCACGAGGACCTGAAACGGTTCTTCGACGGGTTCCCCCGGGATGCGCACCCCATGCCGGTGCTCTCCTCGGCGGTCTCGGCGCTGTCCACGTTCTACCAGGACAGTCTCAACCCGCTCGACCCTCATCAGGTCGAGATGTCGACCATCCGCCTGATGGCCAAGCTCCCCACCATCGCGGCCTACGCCTACAAGAAGTCCGTGGGCCAGCCGTTCCTGTACCCGGACAACTCACACGGGCTGGTGGAGAACTTCCTGCGGATGACCTTCGGGCTGCCCGCCGAGCCCTACGAGGTCGACCCGGCGCTCATCCGCGCCCTAGACCTGCTGTTCATCCTGCATGCCGACCACGAGCAGAACTGCTCGACGGCGACCGTGCGCATGGTCGGCTCCTCCGAGGCGAACCTGTTCGCCAGCGTCTCGGCGGGCATCAACGCCCTGTTCGGCCCGCTGCACGGCGGGGCCAACCAGGCCGTCCTGGAGATGCTCGACGGCATCCGGGCCGACGGCGGCAACGTCGAGAGCTTCGTGGACAAGGTCAAGAACAAGGCCGACGGCGTCAAGCTGATGGGCTTCGGCCACCGGGTCTACAAGAACTACGACCCGCGCGCCGCCATCGTCAAGAAGACGGCGGACGAGGTGCTCGGCAGGCTCGGCGTCGACGATCCACTGCTCGACATCGCGTTGAAGCTGGAGGAGCGGGCGCTGTCCGACGACTACTTCGTCGAGCGCAGGCTCTACCCGAACGTCGACTTCTACACCGGCCTCATCTACAAGGCGATGGGCTTCCCGACCCGGATGTTCACCGTCCTGTTCGCGCTGGGCAGGCTGCCCGGCTGGATCGCGCAGTGGCGCGAGATGATCGAGGACCCGACGCGCAAGATCGGCAGGCCTCGCCAGGTGTACACCGGCGCGACCAACCGGGACTTCATCCCGCTCGACGAGCGCTGA
- a CDS encoding carbohydrate kinase family protein, producing the protein MILVGGEALVDLVPERSTRRRSGADDLASLSPRLGGGPFNVAMAAGRLGVPTGFLSRVSTDAFGHALLARLAASEVDVSLVQRGPEPTSLAVVDLDDGGSARYTFHVAATADRLVEEPDALPAEVSAVCLGTLGMVLEPGASRYESLLRRAARRGTLTLLDPNIRAALIPDAEAYRSRFLSWLPDVGVLKLSDDDAAWLAALETAAPGDPAERRGQAAGAAAAEEEPAGLDPRVLAAARRWQEAGPSAVILTRGADGLVVLLAGGRLVEVPGVPVVVADTIGAGDTVSGAVLAWLHRRGVVTPTALADLGEGDWADCLSFAAAASALTCSRPGAEPPWAAELPGWSTAGSPPTTPG; encoded by the coding sequence ATGATCCTGGTGGGCGGCGAAGCGCTGGTCGACCTCGTTCCGGAGCGGTCGACCCGACGGCGATCCGGCGCCGACGACCTCGCTTCGCTGTCCCCCCGGCTCGGGGGCGGCCCGTTCAACGTGGCGATGGCGGCGGGCAGGCTGGGCGTTCCGACGGGCTTCCTCTCCCGGGTCTCCACCGACGCCTTCGGGCACGCCCTGCTTGCCCGGCTCGCGGCGTCCGAGGTGGACGTGTCGTTGGTGCAGCGAGGGCCGGAGCCCACCAGCCTCGCCGTCGTCGACCTCGATGACGGCGGCTCCGCCCGGTACACCTTTCACGTCGCCGCGACCGCCGATCGGCTGGTCGAGGAGCCCGACGCCCTGCCCGCCGAGGTGAGCGCGGTCTGCCTCGGGACGCTGGGCATGGTCTTGGAGCCGGGGGCGAGCCGATACGAGTCGCTGCTGCGCCGTGCGGCGCGCCGCGGAACCCTGACGCTGCTCGACCCGAACATCCGGGCGGCGCTCATCCCGGACGCCGAGGCGTATCGCAGCCGATTCCTGTCCTGGCTTCCCGACGTCGGCGTGCTCAAGCTCTCCGACGACGACGCCGCCTGGCTGGCCGCCCTCGAGACCGCCGCACCCGGCGACCCCGCTGAGCGGCGCGGACAGGCCGCGGGAGCCGCGGCGGCCGAGGAGGAGCCTGCAGGCCTGGACCCTCGGGTGCTCGCGGCGGCGCGCCGCTGGCAGGAGGCCGGGCCCTCGGCGGTGATCCTCACCAGGGGCGCCGACGGCCTGGTGGTCCTGCTCGCCGGCGGACGCCTCGTCGAGGTGCCCGGTGTCCCGGTCGTGGTCGCGGACACCATCGGTGCGGGGGACACCGTCTCCGGCGCGGTGCTGGCGTGGCTGCATCGGCGTGGCGTCGTGACGCCGACCGCCCTCGCGGATCTGGGCGAGGGGGACTGGGCCGATTGTCTGTCGTTCGCCGCGGCCGCCTCGGCACTGACCTGTTCCCGGCCGGGCGCCGAGCCGCCGTGGGCCGCCGAGCTGCCGGGGTGGTCCACGGCCGGGAGTCCCCCGACCACTCCGGGCTGA
- a CDS encoding amidohydrolase: MTDVLITGGYVVPVDREPISGGAVLIQAGKIVAVGSPDEITVPDGIRTVDASGQWVLPGFVESHGHIGVHEEGEGWAGQDTNEMTDPNGARFRALDAINAADIGFHDALEGGVTSSVIKPGSGNPIGGQTVAVKNWGRTVDEMLVRQPVSVKSALGENPKRVYGEQKKTPSTRLGVAAIIRDAFLKAQDYRERREHTRQEGKPFERDATMEVLVKVLDRELPWCQHTHRADDIATAIRLAEEFGYRLVINHGTEGHLVADLLAEKQIPVIIGPLFTTRSKVEVRQRHLRNPGILDRAGVEIAITTDHPVIPINFLVHQATLAVKEGLDPAAALRSLTINPARILGLDDRVGSLTPGLDGDVVLWSGDPLDVMSRALRVFVDGREVLTYDEDTREQTIADPFYREG, encoded by the coding sequence ATGACAGATGTCCTCATCACAGGCGGATACGTGGTCCCGGTCGACCGCGAGCCGATCTCGGGCGGCGCCGTGCTGATCCAGGCCGGGAAGATCGTGGCGGTCGGCTCGCCCGACGAGATCACCGTGCCCGACGGCATTCGCACGGTGGACGCGAGCGGCCAGTGGGTGCTGCCCGGCTTCGTCGAGTCCCACGGGCACATCGGAGTCCACGAGGAGGGCGAGGGCTGGGCGGGGCAGGACACCAATGAGATGACCGACCCGAACGGCGCCCGCTTCCGGGCGCTGGACGCCATCAACGCCGCCGACATCGGCTTCCATGACGCGTTGGAGGGCGGCGTCACCTCCTCGGTGATCAAGCCGGGCTCCGGCAATCCCATCGGCGGCCAGACCGTCGCGGTGAAGAACTGGGGCCGCACCGTCGACGAGATGCTCGTCCGGCAGCCGGTCAGCGTGAAGAGCGCGCTCGGCGAGAACCCGAAGCGGGTATACGGGGAGCAGAAGAAGACGCCTTCCACCCGCCTCGGCGTGGCCGCGATCATCCGGGACGCCTTCCTGAAGGCGCAGGACTACCGGGAGCGTCGGGAGCACACCCGGCAGGAGGGCAAGCCCTTCGAGCGGGACGCGACGATGGAGGTCCTGGTGAAGGTCCTGGACCGGGAACTGCCCTGGTGCCAGCACACGCACCGGGCCGACGACATCGCCACGGCGATTCGGCTCGCCGAGGAGTTCGGCTACCGCCTGGTGATCAACCACGGCACCGAGGGACATCTGGTCGCCGACCTGCTCGCCGAGAAGCAGATCCCGGTCATCATCGGCCCGTTGTTCACCACCCGGTCCAAGGTGGAGGTGCGACAGCGCCATCTGCGCAATCCGGGCATCCTCGACCGCGCGGGCGTGGAGATCGCGATCACCACCGATCACCCCGTCATCCCGATCAACTTCCTGGTCCACCAGGCGACGCTGGCGGTCAAGGAGGGTCTGGATCCGGCGGCGGCACTGCGATCCCTCACGATCAATCCGGCCCGCATCCTGGGGCTGGACGACCGGGTCGGCTCGCTGACGCCCGGACTGGACGGCGACGTCGTCCTGTGGTCCGGGGATCCGCTGGACGTGATGAGCCGCGCGCTGCGGGTCTTCGTCGACGGACGGGAGGTCCTGACCTACGACGAGGACACCAGAGAGCAGACGATCGCCGATCCGTTCTACCGCGAGGGCTGA
- a CDS encoding aldose 1-epimerase family protein, whose amino-acid sequence MSSTDQAVRPVTGEQYEIRHGTVRAVATEVGAGLREFEVDGIAYLHSFPTHQLPPFGAGTLLAPWPNRVADGRWTLDGEPQQLALTEPARHNAIHGLLRQASWEVVERQETRIELAAWVNAQAGWPVPLRVAVVYEVGADGLTITHTATNVGDRRSPFGVASHPFPRAGNTPTLDCTLTLPAATVLPVDERLLPTGPAEPVDGTDFDFRAGRLLRGVTLDTAFGGCMPDESGLVRHRLLGPDGSGVEVWAEPVFKWVQVFTPEDLGGNGPAVAIEAMTCPPDALNSGVDLIWLEPGESWRGSWGVRPV is encoded by the coding sequence ATGTCGTCCACTGACCAGGCCGTCCGACCCGTCACCGGCGAGCAGTACGAGATCCGTCACGGCACGGTCCGCGCGGTCGCCACGGAGGTCGGCGCGGGCCTGCGCGAGTTCGAGGTCGACGGTATCGCCTACCTGCACTCCTTCCCGACGCATCAGCTGCCGCCGTTCGGCGCGGGCACGTTGCTGGCTCCGTGGCCGAACCGAGTCGCCGACGGCCGATGGACCCTCGACGGCGAGCCGCAGCAGCTCGCGCTGACCGAGCCCGCCCGGCACAACGCGATCCACGGTCTGCTCCGGCAGGCCTCCTGGGAGGTCGTCGAGCGGCAGGAGACCCGGATCGAACTCGCCGCCTGGGTCAACGCGCAGGCGGGCTGGCCGGTGCCGCTGCGGGTGGCGGTCGTCTACGAGGTAGGTGCGGACGGACTCACGATCACCCACACCGCGACCAACGTCGGCGATCGTCGCAGTCCGTTCGGTGTCGCCTCGCATCCGTTCCCGAGGGCGGGGAACACGCCGACGCTCGACTGCACGTTGACGCTGCCCGCCGCCACCGTCCTGCCCGTCGACGAGCGGCTGCTGCCGACCGGGCCCGCCGAGCCGGTCGACGGGACGGACTTCGACTTCCGCGCCGGGAGGCTGCTGCGCGGGGTCACGCTGGACACCGCCTTCGGCGGCTGCATGCCGGACGAGTCCGGCCTGGTCCGGCACCGTCTGCTCGGCCCGGACGGCTCCGGAGTCGAGGTATGGGCCGAGCCGGTGTTCAAGTGGGTGCAGGTGTTCACTCCGGAGGATCTCGGGGGCAACGGCCCGGCGGTGGCGATCGAGGCGATGACCTGCCCGCCTGACGCGCTGAACTCGGGCGTCGACCTGATCTGGCTGGAGCCGGGCGAGAGCTGGCGGGGCAGCTGGGGTGTGCGCCCGGTGTGA